A region of Solanum dulcamara chromosome 7, daSolDulc1.2, whole genome shotgun sequence DNA encodes the following proteins:
- the LOC129894666 gene encoding uncharacterized protein LOC129894666: MTGETSNINSGSNTTNVTTAVVHSNHVTATTVDFNHPDYLHPSDSPGMNLISPVFDGRGFPGIPDLTSLDFPQWSYCSDMVISWLLNTLSKDIGDSVIYSTTAKELWENLEQRFGKSNGTKLFHLEKELNILIQGNSDISGYFTKMKRIWAELDSLNADIARSNILMMKPLPGMDVAYSLLLQDEN, from the exons ATGACAGGAGAAACAAGTAATATCAACTCTGGAAGCAATACTACTAATGTCACTACAGCTGTTGTACATTCCAATCACGTCACTGCAACTACTGTGGATTTCAATCACCCCGACTATCTTCATCCATCTGATTCTCCTGGGATGAACCTAATCAGCCCAGTGTTTGATGGAAGAGGATTTCCAGG GATACCAGATCTCACTTCTTTAGATTTTCCTCAATGGAGCTACTGCAGCGACATGGTGATCTCTTGGCTGTTGAATACACTGTCCAAAGATATTGGAGATAGTGTTATCTACTCCACCACTGCCAAAGAGCTTTGGGAGAATCTTGAGCAAAGGTTTGGTAAGTCTAATGGTACCAAGCTTTTTCACCTTGAAAAGGAATTAAACATATTAATTCAAGGAAATTCTGATATATCGGGCTATTTTACAAAAATGAAGAGGATTTGGGCTGAGCTGGATTCTTTGAATGCAGACATT GCAAGGAGTAACATACTGATGATGAAACCCTTGCCAGGGATGGATGTTGCATACTCACTCCTGTTGCAGGATGAAAATTAG